DNA sequence from the Candidatus Methylomirabilota bacterium genome:
CCATCGACGAGTCCGAAGCGCTCCTGCGGGCGCCGTTCCCGACCACGCCGGCCGGGGCGCGTGACCGCGCCATCCTGGAGATGCTGTACGCGACGGGCGTGCGGGTGGCGGAGCTGGCCGGCCTCGACCTCGCCGACGTCGACCTCCGGGACGGCGCGGTGCGGGTGATGGGGAAAGGCGGGAAGGAACGGATCGTGCCGCTGGGCAAGAAGGCCGTGGAGGCGGTACGCGCCTACCTGGGGTATCGGCGGAACCGGACGGCCGGCGAGCCCACCTCGGGCCCGGTCTTCCAGAATCGCCGCGGGGGCCGACTCACTGTCCGGAGCCTCCACCGGATCGTCCGCGGGCGGGCGCACGCGGCGGGCCTCCACCGGCGGGTGAGTCCGCACACGCTCCGCCACACGTTCGCCACCCACCTCCTGGACGCCGGGGCCGATCTCCGGCTCATCCAGGAGCTTCTGGGCCACGCCCGGCTCGGCACGACCCAGAAGTACACACACGTGAGCGCGGACCGGCTCATGAAGGTCTACGATGCGGCCCATCCGCGCGCGATGTGACGGCATGGGGCCCCGGCCGGAGCCCGTCGCATCTCTGCGTCCTCGGCGCTCGGCGCGCCTCAACGTATGCGGCATACGCCTCGGTGGGTTCTTCGGGTTCGCGCGCCTCGGACGGCGGGGCCCCAGCCCCGCGACGTCCTGCGGCGCGCCTTCGGGCGCCTGCGTCCTTGATCTGCTCGGGCCGCGGCCCGGTCCCAACGACGGACCCGATCGTGTTGCGGCTCCGAGGGCATCGCAGTGAGCAGGGCGGCGCTTCGCGTGCGCGCCACGACCGTCGTCTCCGTGCGTCACCGCGGTCGGCTCGCCATGGGCGGGGATGGACAGGTCACCCTTGGCGCGACGATCGTCAAGCAGACCGCCCGCAAG
Encoded proteins:
- the xerC gene encoding tyrosine recombinase XerC, which codes for MAERKNDFVDAFLRYLAVERGASSHTLRSYRSDLADCAAFLAARGAGRLHDADGRAVRAYLADLHERGLARTSVARRLAALRSFYRFLVRRGRARANPAHDVRTPRLPKRLPAYLPIDESEALLRAPFPTTPAGARDRAILEMLYATGVRVAELAGLDLADVDLRDGAVRVMGKGGKERIVPLGKKAVEAVRAYLGYRRNRTAGEPTSGPVFQNRRGGRLTVRSLHRIVRGRAHAAGLHRRVSPHTLRHTFATHLLDAGADLRLIQELLGHARLGTTQKYTHVSADRLMKVYDAAHPRAM